From Sinorhizobium sp. RAC02, a single genomic window includes:
- a CDS encoding GntR family transcriptional regulator, whose product MFVAASREASESAKQWVYRVLRRGIMTGQFEPGDPVTINGLAEALGVSAMPVREALHRLVSEGALELLDNRRVRVPDLDPQSFEEVLEARVALETRAAERAMPFIDDRRLTRMRAFDQQADQALAVGNFGRLVEANFDFHRCLYEARPGTVMLPLIESLWLRLGPFMRRAGETLSQTYQVDRHAEALAAIVQQDAEALKVAIAADIRDGTGYLGQGHFARVAALAKTG is encoded by the coding sequence ATGTTCGTGGCAGCCAGTCGTGAAGCGTCCGAATCCGCCAAACAATGGGTCTACCGTGTGTTGCGGCGGGGTATCATGACGGGGCAGTTCGAGCCGGGCGATCCGGTGACGATCAATGGATTGGCCGAGGCGCTTGGCGTCAGCGCCATGCCCGTGCGCGAGGCATTGCACCGGCTGGTTTCGGAAGGGGCGCTGGAACTGCTCGACAATCGCCGCGTCCGCGTGCCGGATCTCGACCCGCAGAGTTTCGAGGAAGTTCTTGAAGCCCGTGTCGCACTGGAAACCCGTGCCGCCGAACGTGCCATGCCCTTCATCGACGACAGGCGGCTGACCCGTATGCGGGCGTTCGACCAACAGGCCGATCAGGCACTGGCTGTCGGTAATTTCGGGCGGCTGGTGGAGGCGAATTTCGATTTCCACCGCTGCCTCTACGAGGCACGGCCCGGCACCGTGATGCTGCCGCTCATCGAATCTCTCTGGTTGCGTCTCGGGCCCTTCATGCGCCGGGCCGGTGAGACCCTCTCGCAAACCTATCAGGTCGATCGCCACGCCGAGGCGCTTGCCGCCATCGTGCAGCAGGATGCCGAAGCCCTGAAGGTGGCGATCGCCGCCGATATCCGCGATGGCACCGGCTATCTTGGCCAGGGCCATTTCGCGCGGGTTGCGGCTTTGGCAAAAACGGGCTGA
- a CDS encoding ABC transporter ATP-binding protein translates to MTDTRTTAAHGGAIGLHGIKKWFGTFQAVDDVTLEIRSNEFFTLLGPSGCGKTTLLRMIAGFELPTEGQVLLDGTDISRLLPNQRPVNTVFQNYALFPHLTVAENIGFGLKMLGKPKSEIDSVVKDMLKLVHLEGRGNNPVTQLSGGQQQRVALARALAPRPKVLLLDEPLSALDLKLRKSMQMELKRLQLETGITFVFVTHDQEEALTMSDRIAVMSTGKVRQVGSPWDIYDRPAERFVADFIGETNFLEAEVVSVAGDSARVRLSSGAEISATYPEGITPKGKVTIVVRPEHARLGPPGSGALEGVLDDIVYLGTDNHFHVKVDGGGTFIVRQQNAKSGPCGFSEQERVSIAINDDVAQILRD, encoded by the coding sequence ATGACTGATACCCGAACGACCGCAGCCCATGGCGGAGCTATAGGCTTGCATGGCATCAAGAAATGGTTCGGCACATTCCAGGCCGTCGATGACGTGACGCTGGAAATCCGCTCGAACGAATTCTTCACCCTTCTCGGCCCTTCCGGCTGTGGCAAGACCACCCTCCTGCGCATGATCGCCGGGTTCGAACTGCCCACCGAAGGGCAGGTTCTGCTTGATGGGACCGATATTTCCCGCCTTTTGCCGAACCAGCGCCCCGTCAACACGGTCTTCCAGAACTACGCCCTCTTTCCGCACCTGACGGTCGCGGAAAACATCGGCTTCGGGCTCAAGATGCTCGGCAAGCCGAAGTCGGAGATCGACTCCGTCGTCAAGGACATGCTGAAGCTCGTGCATCTCGAAGGGCGTGGCAACAACCCGGTCACGCAGCTTTCCGGCGGCCAGCAGCAGCGTGTGGCGCTCGCCCGCGCCCTCGCGCCGCGGCCGAAAGTGCTGCTGCTCGATGAGCCGCTTTCGGCGCTCGACCTGAAGCTGCGCAAGTCCATGCAGATGGAACTGAAGCGCCTGCAGCTGGAAACCGGCATCACCTTCGTCTTCGTCACGCATGACCAGGAAGAAGCACTCACCATGTCCGACCGTATCGCCGTCATGTCGACGGGCAAGGTCCGCCAGGTGGGCTCGCCTTGGGACATCTATGATCGCCCGGCCGAACGTTTCGTCGCTGACTTCATCGGCGAGACGAACTTTCTGGAAGCCGAGGTCGTTTCCGTTGCCGGCGACAGCGCCCGCGTCCGGCTTTCCTCCGGCGCGGAAATTTCCGCGACCTATCCGGAAGGCATCACGCCGAAGGGCAAGGTTACCATTGTCGTCCGCCCGGAACATGCCCGTCTCGGTCCGCCCGGCTCCGGCGCGCTGGAGGGCGTGCTCGACGACATCGTCTACCTCGGCACGGACAATCATTTCCATGTCAAGGTCGATGGTGGCGGCACCTTCATCGTGCGCCAGCAGAATGCCAAGAGCGGCCCCTGCGGCTTCTCCGAGCAGGAACGCGTCAGCATCGCCATCAATGACGATGTCGCCCAGATTCTGAGGGACTAG
- a CDS encoding ABC transporter permease, whose product MTTATPDLAASAEQPGFLSRFRPRGAVWLAAPAVLVLVIALAYPLAIVVVRSFTEPAPGIDNYVWFFQSAVNRTVLQRTFVVAAWVTLVSLICAYPYAYAMTIVGKNVRLVLILCVLVPFWLSGVVRTLAWVILLQDSGVINSFLRGLGLSPVKLIRTLPGVIIGMTQVLLPFMILPIYSVMKGIDTRLLQAARSLGAKPWRAFVQIYMPLSLPGVYAGVIIVFILSLGFYITPALLGGPRSTMLSSLVQNQVLSLLNWGRGGAMGVVLLVATFVLLAIAAPLMRQKHASSRREA is encoded by the coding sequence ATGACCACCGCCACCCCCGACCTAGCCGCCAGTGCCGAACAGCCCGGCTTCCTTTCACGATTTCGCCCCCGTGGCGCGGTCTGGCTTGCGGCGCCCGCCGTGCTGGTGCTCGTGATCGCACTGGCCTATCCGCTGGCGATCGTCGTCGTCCGCAGCTTCACCGAGCCTGCGCCGGGCATCGACAACTACGTCTGGTTCTTCCAGTCCGCGGTCAACAGGACGGTGCTGCAGCGGACCTTTGTGGTTGCCGCCTGGGTCACACTGGTTTCGCTCATCTGCGCCTACCCCTACGCCTACGCCATGACCATCGTCGGCAAGAATGTCCGGCTGGTGCTGATCCTTTGCGTGCTCGTGCCCTTCTGGCTAAGCGGCGTCGTGCGCACGCTGGCCTGGGTCATCCTGTTGCAGGATTCCGGCGTCATTAATTCCTTCCTGCGCGGCCTCGGCCTTTCGCCGGTCAAGCTGATCCGCACGCTGCCCGGCGTCATCATCGGCATGACGCAGGTGCTGCTGCCCTTCATGATCCTGCCGATCTATTCCGTGATGAAGGGCATAGATACCCGCCTGTTGCAGGCCGCCCGCAGCCTCGGCGCAAAGCCCTGGCGCGCCTTCGTGCAGATCTACATGCCGCTGTCGCTACCCGGCGTCTATGCCGGCGTCATCATCGTCTTCATCCTGTCGCTCGGCTTCTACATCACGCCGGCACTGCTCGGTGGCCCGCGCAGCACGATGCTGTCTTCGCTCGTGCAGAACCAGGTGTTGAGCCTGCTCAACTGGGGCCGCGGTGGTGCCATGGGCGTCGTTCTGCTGGTCGCAACCTTCGTGCTGCTCGCCATCGCCGCCCCGCTGATGCGCCAGAAACACGCCAGCTCGCGCAGGGAGGCCTGA
- a CDS encoding XRE family transcriptional regulator, whose translation MDDIAVAAKNQAVVGEKVKAFRTARRMSLRTLGDATGTTASFLSQLERGLSGVNISTLMRIAGALGISLTDLFDDGSPPVGRVLRKHERPALPPAEGYRKMLLSRRPIRDMEVYIGEFDPGGSTGDKPYSHGDSHELFFVLQGKVELTLGEERHVLSAGDSIEYPSSVPHKTENIGTETAEVLWMIAPPTSVADDLDKYLPRPGS comes from the coding sequence ATGGACGATATCGCTGTTGCTGCGAAGAATCAGGCTGTTGTCGGTGAGAAGGTCAAGGCTTTCCGCACCGCCCGACGCATGTCGCTGCGCACGCTGGGAGACGCTACCGGCACGACCGCGAGCTTCCTCAGCCAGCTCGAACGTGGTCTCAGCGGCGTCAACATCAGCACGCTGATGCGCATTGCCGGAGCACTCGGCATCAGCCTCACCGACCTTTTCGACGATGGGTCTCCGCCCGTCGGCCGCGTCCTGCGCAAACATGAGCGCCCTGCCCTGCCTCCGGCCGAGGGGTATCGCAAGATGCTTCTGTCGCGGCGTCCGATCCGCGACATGGAAGTCTATATCGGTGAATTCGATCCCGGTGGCTCGACGGGCGACAAGCCTTACAGCCATGGGGATTCGCATGAACTCTTCTTCGTTCTGCAGGGCAAGGTAGAGCTCACCCTCGGCGAGGAACGCCATGTGCTGTCGGCCGGCGACAGCATCGAATATCCAAGCTCGGTTCCGCACAAGACCGAAAACATCGGCACGGAAACCGCTGAAGTCCTCTGGATGATCGCGCCGCCCACAAGCGTCGCGGATGACCTCGACAAATACCTGCCACGGCCGGGCTCGTAA
- a CDS encoding ABC transporter permease: protein MTLSAQDATEQRQKKHVRDRWMLSAPALLLILAASVGPLLIVLVYSFLAPGNYGDVKWEFSTEGWFNVLFTRDIFDDTVSLADAHFSIFWRSVKLAFATTVFCLIFGFPTAYFIATRAPHNRSLWLFLITIPFWTNMLIRTFAIQEVIRSEGIINTLLLKIGIISAPIQMMFTDFAIMLGMTYVFLPLMVLPLYASLEKLDFRLIEAGYDLYASRFGVLWRIIIPLVKPGIIAGSILVFVPALSSYVVPRVLGGGKNLMVGNLIELQFGQGRNWPLGAALSVTLVIIVLFAMLYYVRNASKSGGSAHG, encoded by the coding sequence ATGACGCTCAGCGCTCAGGACGCCACCGAACAGCGGCAAAAGAAACATGTTCGGGATCGCTGGATGCTCAGTGCTCCAGCCCTCCTCCTCATCCTCGCGGCCAGCGTCGGCCCTCTCCTCATCGTTTTGGTCTACTCCTTTCTCGCACCAGGCAATTATGGCGACGTGAAATGGGAGTTTTCGACGGAGGGCTGGTTCAACGTTCTCTTTACACGCGACATCTTCGACGACACCGTCTCCCTTGCGGACGCGCATTTCTCGATTTTCTGGCGCAGCGTCAAGCTCGCCTTTGCAACGACGGTGTTCTGCCTGATCTTCGGCTTTCCGACGGCCTACTTCATCGCCACGCGCGCACCGCACAACCGCTCGCTCTGGCTGTTCCTGATCACCATTCCCTTCTGGACGAACATGCTCATCCGCACCTTCGCCATTCAGGAGGTGATCCGTTCGGAAGGCATCATCAACACGCTGTTGTTGAAGATCGGCATCATCTCCGCGCCGATCCAAATGATGTTCACCGACTTCGCCATCATGCTCGGCATGACCTATGTCTTCCTGCCGCTGATGGTTCTGCCGCTTTATGCAAGCCTGGAAAAGCTGGATTTCCGGCTGATTGAGGCAGGTTACGATCTCTACGCCTCACGCTTCGGCGTGCTGTGGCGCATCATCATTCCGCTGGTCAAACCCGGCATCATCGCAGGTTCCATCCTCGTTTTCGTACCGGCACTGTCGTCCTACGTGGTGCCGCGCGTTCTCGGCGGCGGCAAGAACCTGATGGTCGGCAACCTGATCGAGCTGCAGTTCGGCCAGGGTCGAAACTGGCCGCTTGGTGCTGCGCTTTCCGTCACGCTCGTTATCATCGTGCTCTTCGCGATGCTCTATTATGTCCGCAATGCATCGAAGTCGGGAGGCAGCGCCCATGGCTAA
- a CDS encoding extracellular solute-binding protein, with protein MTCALALPAFAQEKPVAGEVKEGSLKGKTLTFVSYGGIYQDGQVAALQDFVTKSGVTLLNDGPTEIAKLKAQVDAGNVTWDVVDTADLPPYVHCGTLFQKLDFSKLDVSKIPPNQVGECSVPAMNYGVVLMYKNETYKDNPPKNWVDFFDTEKFPGSRAIDGSGDPTGGLIEQAFKATGGDPKAMTADDIEKGIQKLRDLGPDTIYWKTGAESQQLAESGEADMVMMWTGRAMTAVKNGAQYTPVWQDWLVVMDQMTIPVGVKDTDAAYALLNAYLGARSQEILTEKTSYTPINLDSKPKVDDVTAAFLTSTPERIGQSYQQNIPFWVKNFDLAAEKWNALLSGN; from the coding sequence ATGACGTGCGCCCTGGCGTTGCCGGCGTTTGCACAGGAAAAGCCGGTCGCCGGCGAAGTGAAGGAAGGCTCGCTCAAGGGCAAGACGCTGACCTTCGTCTCCTATGGCGGCATCTACCAGGACGGCCAGGTGGCCGCCCTTCAGGATTTCGTCACGAAATCCGGCGTGACGCTGCTCAATGACGGCCCGACGGAAATCGCGAAGCTGAAGGCGCAGGTCGATGCCGGCAACGTCACCTGGGATGTCGTCGATACCGCCGACCTGCCGCCCTACGTCCATTGCGGCACGCTGTTCCAGAAGCTCGACTTCTCCAAGCTCGACGTGTCGAAGATCCCGCCGAACCAGGTCGGCGAGTGCTCGGTCCCGGCGATGAACTATGGCGTCGTGCTGATGTACAAGAACGAGACCTACAAGGACAATCCGCCGAAGAACTGGGTCGATTTCTTCGACACGGAGAAGTTTCCGGGCAGCCGCGCCATCGACGGCAGCGGCGATCCGACAGGCGGCCTGATCGAGCAGGCCTTCAAGGCAACTGGCGGCGATCCGAAGGCGATGACGGCCGATGACATCGAGAAAGGCATCCAGAAGCTGCGCGATCTCGGCCCCGACACGATCTATTGGAAGACCGGCGCTGAATCGCAGCAGCTCGCCGAATCCGGTGAAGCCGACATGGTCATGATGTGGACCGGCCGCGCGATGACCGCCGTGAAGAACGGCGCACAGTATACGCCGGTCTGGCAGGATTGGCTGGTCGTCATGGACCAGATGACCATTCCGGTCGGCGTCAAGGATACCGATGCTGCCTACGCCCTGCTCAACGCCTATCTCGGCGCTCGCTCGCAGGAGATCCTGACCGAAAAGACCTCCTACACGCCGATCAACCTCGACTCCAAGCCGAAGGTGGATGACGTCACCGCTGCATTCCTCACCAGCACGCCGGAGCGTATCGGCCAGAGCTATCAGCAGAACATCCCGTTCTGGGTGAAGAACTTCGATCTCGCCGCCGAGAAGTGGAATGCGCTTCTCTCCGGCAACTAA
- a CDS encoding ABC transporter permease: MAKSFSIKRQPGFATIAMFCFFLLYLPIATLVVYAFNSGMSIATWEGFSLRWFQSAWNNQQVIEASWRSLRIASIAALIATACATLAAIATTRTAPYRGLTFKYSVINMPLLVPEIVTAVALLILFSRVKVWTGYSGLGYLIVAHAAFCIPFAYMPIRARLESMDLSLERAASDLYASPFQTFRYVTLPLLWPGILAGMMLAFVISLDDVVITEFVKSGGQDTLPTYMLGQLRRVVTPEMNAISTAFLVLSLAIVTLFFFLSRNPNKDNQ, translated from the coding sequence ATGGCTAAGTCCTTCTCGATCAAGCGGCAGCCGGGCTTCGCGACGATTGCGATGTTCTGCTTCTTCCTCCTGTACCTGCCCATCGCGACGCTCGTCGTCTATGCCTTCAATTCGGGCATGTCGATCGCCACCTGGGAAGGCTTTTCGCTTCGGTGGTTCCAGAGCGCCTGGAACAACCAACAGGTTATCGAGGCATCGTGGCGTTCGCTCCGGATCGCCTCTATCGCCGCGCTGATTGCGACGGCCTGCGCGACGCTCGCGGCCATCGCCACCACGCGCACGGCGCCCTACCGCGGCCTCACCTTCAAGTATTCCGTCATCAACATGCCGCTTCTGGTGCCGGAAATCGTGACAGCCGTGGCGCTGTTGATCCTCTTCTCGCGCGTCAAGGTGTGGACCGGTTACTCCGGCCTTGGCTACCTCATCGTCGCGCATGCGGCCTTCTGCATCCCCTTCGCCTACATGCCGATCCGCGCACGCCTCGAAAGCATGGATCTCTCGCTGGAGCGTGCCGCATCGGATCTCTACGCGTCACCGTTCCAGACCTTCCGCTACGTCACGCTGCCGTTGCTCTGGCCGGGCATTCTCGCCGGCATGATGCTCGCCTTCGTGATCTCGCTCGACGACGTGGTCATCACCGAATTCGTCAAATCCGGCGGCCAGGACACGCTACCGACCTACATGCTGGGGCAATTGCGCCGCGTGGTGACACCCGAAATGAACGCGATCTCGACAGCGTTCCTCGTGCTGTCGCTGGCTATCGTCACGCTCTTCTTCTTCCTCAGCCGGAACCCCAACAAAGACAATCAATAG
- a CDS encoding acyl-CoA dehydrogenase family protein translates to MGTISSPLDRPIRTAAVISTEDEAIAVARTIAGVFGGSGQSLETAEARLDLLSRSGLLGVSVPTDHGGIDVSNTILATICTEAAAQSATLGEILAAHFVGLERVRSLGAEGQHNTVFSAALAGARLAGASVQRKEAPTDALTLVPHGLGWRLNGEAFCTPCTRHADWVLVPARPGGGKTAGLLLSVRVSGLRYAANTCEPANGKPQPAEHVLFKDVVVDGDTLLHPAGEGVQRSVPHDLELLLEASRHLGAGRRVFVRMLDRADAAPFIVGMLSARLAAADAMIAEAGRAIDAAQIGLAEHHRTNAFLAAAAALAIAREAADHVKDAETARSGDAASTGGLPGHLLSALQESGQIHLDLHRHREDGEK, encoded by the coding sequence ATGGGTACGATTTCATCGCCGCTTGACCGACCCATTCGAACCGCCGCCGTCATCAGCACGGAGGACGAAGCGATTGCGGTGGCACGCACGATCGCGGGTGTTTTTGGCGGTTCTGGACAGTCTCTGGAAACGGCGGAAGCGCGGCTTGACCTTCTCTCACGCTCAGGTCTGCTCGGCGTTTCCGTACCGACCGATCACGGCGGCATCGATGTCTCCAACACCATCCTCGCCACCATCTGTACTGAAGCGGCGGCGCAATCGGCAACGCTCGGTGAAATTCTCGCCGCTCATTTCGTCGGTCTGGAGCGTGTTCGAAGTTTGGGTGCGGAGGGACAGCACAACACGGTTTTCTCCGCAGCGCTTGCCGGCGCGCGGCTTGCGGGCGCCTCAGTACAGCGCAAGGAGGCGCCGACGGATGCGTTGACGCTGGTTCCGCATGGCCTTGGCTGGCGCTTGAACGGCGAGGCATTTTGTACCCCCTGTACGCGGCATGCTGATTGGGTGCTGGTGCCGGCGCGGCCCGGTGGGGGCAAGACGGCCGGACTGCTGCTTTCGGTTCGTGTATCGGGCCTGCGCTATGCCGCAAACACTTGCGAGCCGGCAAACGGAAAGCCGCAGCCGGCTGAACATGTGCTTTTCAAGGATGTCGTGGTCGACGGCGATACCCTGCTGCATCCCGCTGGCGAGGGCGTGCAACGCTCCGTCCCCCACGACCTCGAACTGCTTCTCGAAGCGTCGCGACATCTCGGTGCGGGGCGCCGCGTGTTTGTGCGTATGCTGGATAGAGCGGATGCCGCACCGTTTATCGTCGGCATGCTTTCGGCACGGCTTGCAGCGGCGGATGCAATGATCGCCGAAGCCGGACGCGCGATCGATGCCGCCCAGATCGGGCTCGCCGAACATCATCGCACCAACGCCTTCCTCGCCGCCGCCGCCGCTCTGGCCATTGCCCGGGAAGCGGCCGACCATGTCAAGGATGCAGAGACCGCGCGATCCGGTGACGCAGCGTCAACCGGTGGCCTTCCCGGGCACTTGCTTTCTGCTCTGCAGGAAAGCGGGCAAATTCATCTCGATCTGCACCGGCATCGTGAGGACGGGGAAAAGTAG
- a CDS encoding Rrf2 family transcriptional regulator, with protein MISQKSKYALRALRALARMHPEAPLPISVIASRESIPKKFLEQILLELKRAGFVASRRGQRGGYLLLRRPDEITFGAILRTTEGPLVPVACLANGGYCRDCRDKKQCTVRRVFARIAFVYGEILDNTTLADLLDASSEGAIDGPIAIKNLVANKIH; from the coding sequence ATGATCTCGCAAAAATCCAAATACGCCTTGCGTGCGCTGCGTGCTCTCGCCCGGATGCATCCCGAAGCCCCGCTGCCCATCTCTGTGATCGCCAGCCGCGAAAGCATCCCGAAGAAGTTTCTGGAGCAGATATTGCTGGAGCTGAAGCGGGCCGGTTTTGTCGCAAGCCGAAGAGGCCAACGCGGGGGATATCTGCTGCTGAGACGCCCGGATGAAATCACGTTCGGCGCCATTCTGCGCACAACTGAGGGGCCGTTGGTGCCTGTCGCATGTCTCGCAAATGGCGGCTATTGCCGGGACTGCCGCGATAAAAAGCAGTGCACCGTCCGCCGTGTCTTTGCGCGGATTGCCTTCGTATACGGCGAAATCCTCGACAATACGACTCTCGCCGACCTTCTGGATGCCTCGTCCGAAGGCGCGATCGACGGGCCGATTGCTATCAAAAACCTAGTCGCCAACAAAATACACTAA
- a CDS encoding FAD/NAD(P)-binding protein: MTTHADVAVIGSGFSAIALSLNLVDVLPATARVCLVGATRKRGRGIAYAANPDCLLLNVPAGRMSLFADRPNHFVDWLAENGASAAGNDFVPRQLYGRYLGDSLDAALKRTANRAALTLVDAEACSAEAAQDGGLTFRLSDGTQLVTDFAALCTGVGTARLPLPADQLSSDIQPFIVHDPWAEDWLERLPGDGDVLLVGTGLTMTDQCLLLKQRGFRGKIHALSRHALLPQAHLNQRADPAAPVLIPGRGEVSEMLAILRAEAGVAPDWRAVMDGLRPITQAIWTGWSPTQQARFLRHAATFWSVHRHRMAPGVARQIQTLQQSGQLRCHKGRLEAVRLVGGRLEVRIKTRDGLALSTDLIVNCTGFDRCTVKASPLLTSLADHGLVRSDPAGLGIDVGENSAAFAVGGNSKSGLYAMGPLTAGRHWEITAVPDIRVQARSVAENISARISAR, encoded by the coding sequence ATGACCACACACGCGGATGTTGCCGTCATCGGATCGGGCTTTTCGGCCATTGCCCTGTCGCTTAACCTCGTCGACGTGTTGCCGGCAACAGCGAGGGTCTGTCTCGTCGGCGCAACGCGCAAACGGGGGCGGGGAATCGCCTATGCCGCCAATCCTGACTGCCTTCTCCTGAACGTGCCGGCTGGCCGCATGAGCCTTTTTGCTGATCGGCCGAACCATTTCGTCGACTGGCTGGCCGAGAATGGCGCGTCGGCGGCAGGAAACGATTTCGTGCCTCGGCAACTCTACGGCCGATATCTCGGCGACAGCCTCGATGCCGCCTTGAAGCGCACGGCCAATCGCGCTGCTCTCACCCTCGTCGATGCGGAGGCCTGCAGCGCCGAGGCTGCGCAGGATGGCGGCCTGACGTTCCGGCTCTCGGACGGAACGCAGCTTGTGACCGACTTCGCAGCGCTTTGCACGGGGGTGGGGACTGCGCGCCTGCCTCTTCCGGCCGACCAGCTTTCTTCCGATATCCAGCCCTTCATCGTGCACGATCCCTGGGCAGAAGACTGGCTCGAACGCTTGCCCGGCGATGGCGACGTCCTGCTCGTCGGAACCGGCCTGACCATGACCGACCAATGCCTGCTGCTCAAACAGCGGGGCTTTCGTGGCAAGATCCACGCCCTCTCGCGCCATGCTCTGCTGCCGCAAGCACACCTTAACCAACGCGCCGATCCCGCCGCACCGGTGCTCATCCCGGGACGCGGCGAGGTGAGTGAAATGCTTGCGATCCTGCGCGCGGAAGCAGGAGTCGCACCAGACTGGCGGGCCGTCATGGACGGTCTGCGCCCGATTACCCAGGCGATATGGACCGGCTGGAGCCCCACCCAGCAAGCGCGCTTTCTGCGTCATGCCGCCACCTTCTGGAGTGTTCACCGTCACCGGATGGCACCTGGCGTCGCACGTCAAATCCAGACACTTCAACAATCCGGGCAACTTCGTTGCCACAAGGGGCGGCTGGAGGCGGTGCGACTGGTGGGCGGGCGGCTCGAGGTCCGGATCAAGACCCGCGACGGGTTGGCGCTATCCACGGACCTGATTGTCAACTGCACCGGTTTCGACCGATGTACGGTGAAGGCTTCACCGCTTCTGACAAGCCTCGCCGATCACGGACTGGTGCGATCGGACCCTGCCGGACTTGGCATCGACGTCGGTGAAAATTCTGCGGCTTTTGCCGTCGGTGGGAACAGCAAATCCGGCCTCTACGCCATGGGGCCGCTGACCGCCGGGCGTCACTGGGAGATTACCGCAGTACCCGATATCCGCGTCCAGGCGCGTTCGGTTGCCGAAAACATCAGCGCGAGGATTTCCGCCAGATGA
- a CDS encoding FAD/NAD(P)-binding protein, which translates to MMQIAVIGAGLSGLATTIALMKRFHQPFEAWLIDAEDAPGAFGNGPAGKALATEPARDLSVIPDRPDDFADWLNGSLLADGAIASLRGPQDLHVPRALFRDYVLARFSEALSLRKDIRIRTFLGEVRDAVPRNDRVQLRFREGDRAEFDHVFIATGLGAAQREADSWRAAHAAADRLSQCEEPPVLTLLGNGPRFAAILLDLRASGYAGPVNVRAATGSLPQPHGRGHDRANFGPPPASRSLRDAFHYIRRECRSAENRETGQWQSVVDTASLRLSVVWRNLPQKERNHYRRHLLDLHRQFSVRIARDIHRRLVAELETGRTHFVSSRFPQRKDDNTIDCRETPSASALARLLGADLGLLSVNDSGGLLVDGNPLPGLSLVGTAASSLRPGPFVFAETVRQAYRAVLDMQRHTFAVASSRS; encoded by the coding sequence ATGATGCAAATTGCGGTGATCGGGGCAGGCCTCTCAGGCCTTGCCACGACGATCGCCCTCATGAAGCGGTTTCATCAGCCCTTCGAAGCTTGGCTGATCGATGCGGAGGACGCGCCGGGTGCCTTCGGCAATGGCCCCGCTGGGAAGGCCCTGGCCACCGAACCGGCGCGTGACCTGTCGGTCATCCCCGATCGTCCCGACGACTTCGCCGACTGGCTGAACGGCAGCCTTTTGGCCGATGGTGCGATTGCCTCGTTGCGCGGGCCGCAGGATCTGCATGTTCCCCGCGCGCTCTTCCGGGATTATGTGCTGGCCCGCTTCAGCGAGGCCCTGAGCCTTCGCAAGGACATTCGCATCCGCACCTTCCTTGGCGAGGTACGCGATGCCGTTCCCCGAAACGACCGCGTCCAGCTCCGTTTCCGGGAAGGGGACCGGGCCGAGTTCGATCATGTCTTCATTGCCACCGGCTTAGGGGCAGCACAACGCGAAGCCGATTCCTGGCGCGCGGCCCATGCGGCTGCCGATCGGCTGTCCCAATGCGAAGAACCGCCGGTACTGACACTCCTCGGCAACGGCCCGCGCTTTGCGGCGATCCTCCTTGACCTGCGCGCAAGCGGTTATGCCGGGCCGGTCAATGTCCGCGCGGCAACCGGCAGCCTGCCGCAACCCCATGGGCGCGGCCATGACAGGGCAAATTTCGGCCCGCCGCCGGCCAGCCGTTCGCTCCGGGATGCCTTCCATTACATCCGCCGGGAGTGTCGCAGCGCAGAGAACCGGGAAACAGGCCAGTGGCAGTCGGTGGTCGACACGGCCTCCCTTCGCCTTTCCGTCGTCTGGCGCAACCTGCCGCAAAAGGAACGGAACCACTATCGCCGCCACCTCCTGGACCTGCATCGACAGTTTTCAGTCCGCATCGCACGCGACATTCACCGCCGTCTCGTTGCCGAACTCGAAACCGGGCGCACGCATTTCGTTTCGTCGCGCTTCCCGCAAAGGAAAGACGACAACACGATCGACTGTCGCGAAACGCCCTCGGCTTCGGCACTCGCTCGACTGCTCGGCGCGGACCTAGGCCTGCTGAGCGTCAACGACAGCGGAGGCCTCCTTGTTGACGGCAACCCTTTGCCCGGCCTGTCATTGGTCGGCACAGCCGCCTCAAGCCTCCGCCCAGGCCCGTTCGTCTTCGCCGAAACAGTGCGGCAAGCCTATCGGGCAGTCCTCGACATGCAGCGCCACACTTTCGCCGTGGCATCATCGCGATCTTGA